Genomic segment of Dactylococcopsis salina PCC 8305:
GGCTAGAACATAGCGTCGAAATCGAAGTCAATGCTCCCATTGATCTAGTGTGGAGTTTATGGTCAGACTTAGAACAAATGCCAAAGTGGATGAAATGGATTGATTCAGTGGAAGTCTTGGCTGATGATCCTGATTTATCCCGTTGGAAACTTGCTACTGGTGGCTGGGAGTTTAGTTGGTTGTCGCGGATTACAAAATTAGTTCCTGAACAGATTATTCAATGGGAATCAGTGGATGGTTTACCGAATAAGGGAGCAGTTCGCTTTTATGATCGCAAAACCAGCAGTATTGTTCGTTTATCTGTAGCTTATTCCATTCCTGGAATTTTGGGACAGATTATGGATAGTTTATTTCTAGGACAAGCGGTAGAGTCCACTCTACAAGCCGATTTAGACCGATTTCGAGACTATATTGATCAAGTCTCATCTTCTCACCACTAGAAACCAAGCACTACGATGATAAATGTAAATAAATGTAAATCTAGATGAACATGACGAATAATTGGTCAGATACGACAACCCTTAGCACTCGTGTTCGTAATCTCTTAATTGCTCTCGGAGCGATCGCGATTAGCATCACGATTTTTCTGGGATTACAAACGGATACTCCTTCCTTATCCCTAGAAGCACAAGCGGAAGAAGCAACCTCTCTAGAAGTTGCTCTCAGAAGCGAAAAGCCGACTTTCCTAGAGTTTTATGCGAATTGGTGTACAAGTTGCCAGGCAATGGCGAAAGATATTGGGGAACTTAAACAAACCTATGGCGATCGCGTTAATTTTGTGATGCTTAATGTAGATAACGATAAATGGTTGCCCGAAATGTTGCAATACGATGTGAGTAGTATCCCCCATTTTGCCTTTCTCGATCAGGAAGGAAAGCCGATCGCATCGGTAATCGGAGAACAACCGCGATCGATCTTAGATCGCAATTTGCAAGCATTAGCTCAAAATGAGACCCTTCCTTATGAAAGTAAACAAGGCGCTCGATCGAGCTTAGAATCCGCAAAACCCACGCCATCAAGCAAATCCGAAGTTGAACCTCGCACCCATGGACGGTAATCAATCATCCGATCGGATGAGTTTTTGTGAGAACGCTTTACAAAACGCAATGTATTGTTTATATTAGTTACAGGTTGCAAAACGCAACCCAATCAAAAATTAACACTTGTCGTGTTCAAAGCAATCATAAAACTATGACAACCACTTTACAGCAACAACAAAGCCAGAATATCTGGGAACGCTTCTGCCAGTGGGTAACTAGCACCAACAACCGCCTTTATGTAGGCTGGTTCGGCGTGTTAATGATCCCTACCCTCTTAACCGCAACCACTTGCTTCATCATCGCGTTCGTCGCAGCACCTCCCGTTGACATCGACGGTATCCGTGAACCCGTAGCTGGTTCTTTACTCTACGGAAACAACATCATCTCTGGTGCAGTTGTTCCTTCCTCCAACGCCATTGGACTTCACTTCTATCCCATCTGGGAAGCAGCATCCTTAGACGAATGGCTCTACAACGGTGGCCCTTACCAGTTAATCGCATTCCACTTCTTAATCGGAATCTTCTGCTACCTCGGACGTGAGTGGGAACTTTCCTACCGTCTCGGAATGCGCCCCTGGATTTGTGTCGCGTTCTCCGCACCAGTAGCGGCAGCAACTGCAGTGTTCTTAATCTATCCCATCGGACAAGGTTCTTTCTCTGATGGAATGCCATTAGGAATCAGTGGTACATTCAACTTCATGTTCGTCTTCCAAGCGGAACACAACATCTTAATGCACCCCTTCCATATGCTCGGAGTAGCAGGTGTATTCGGCGGCGCCTTATTCTCCGCCATGCACGGTTCTCTCGTAACTTCCAGCTTAGTACGTGAGACAACTGAAAACGAAAGCCAAAACAACGGCTACAAATTCGGACAAGAAGAAGAAACCTACAACATCGTGGCAGCACACGGCTACTTCGGTCGCTTAATCTTCCAATATGCGAGCTTCAACAACAGCCGTAGCTTACACTTCTTCTTAGCCGCTTGGCCCGTCATCGGAATCTGGTTCACCGCATTAGGAATCAGCACCATGGCGTTTAACCTCAACGGATTCAACTTCAACCAGTCCGTAATTGACAGCCAAGGTCGCGTCATCAACACTTGGGCGGACGTATTAAACCGCGCTAACTTAGGATTCGAGGTAATGCACGAACGTAACGCGCACAACTTCCCCTTAGACTTAGCGGCTGGTGAATCCACCCCTGTAGCAATGCAAGCACCTGAAATCAACGGTTAATCTTTCACAGATAACTAACTGATTTCTAACCCTCTCCTTCGGGAGGGGGTTTTTTGTTTGACTCCACAGACGTGCGATCGCAATTTTAAAAAGTAGATGTTATATCTTGTAGGGTTTGCAAGGCAAACCCTACGGTCAATGAGCTACATTTAGATTGATGATATGTTCTCGCCATTGCTTGCTTTGCTGACGATCGGTTACAATTTCTAAAATTCGGATGCCTTGTTGCGGTAAGGGGTTTAATAAAGCCTCTAATTCTTGCCAAGTTTTAATTGTTATATATTCAATTCCATAAGTGTCACACAAGGCAGCAAAATTAATCGTTTGAGGAGTAGCAAAATAATCTTCAAATACATCGTCAAATTGAGAAATCGGTAACATTTCAAAAATGCCACCGCCGTTATTATTAACCAAAATAATGGTAAGATGACCGCGCAATTGTTGATGGATTAAAAAGCCGTTTGTATCATGGAGGAGTGCTAAATCTCCTGTTAGACAAACCGCACTTTTTCCCTGATGGGCAATTCCTAAAGCGGTGGAAAGTGTGCCATCAATGCCATTCGCACCGCGATTAAATAAGGGATAAATTCCTCGTGAGTTGGGTTGCCAAAACCATTCCACATCTCGCACTGCTAAACTATTGGCAATGAAGCAAGGCGTATTTTTAGGAAGGGTTTGTGAGAGTAACCAAGCAGTTTTCGGTTCGATGATTTCTCTCGTGTTGCTGAGTTTTCGATCGAGCTTTTCTCGTGTTTTCTGTTCTAAAGTTAACCATTGTTTTTGATAAGAAGAAAGGGGAACAACGGTGGGATTATCTTGACAAATTGCCGAAAATGTGGTATGCAGTGGCAAAGTCGATCGATGCAGGGGATCAAAATTGTCCCCTCCTGTGGTCAAAACCCAAGACGGAGGAGAAATCTCCTGTAACCAACTGCGAAGAATCTTGCTGGTGGGAAACGCACCGATTTGAATCACCATTTCTGGGATCAGGGTGTTTGCGATCGCTTCCTCCCGTAGAATAAAGTCATAGGTAGAAATCAGATTCGGGATTAAATGAGCGTGATTTCTAACAGGTGAGAGTCCTTCCGCTAAAACCACCCATCCCAAACAGTTGGCTAAATGCGCGATCGAGCGACAATATTCCTCAACCGCTAACGGTTGATCAACTCCTGCAATGATAATCCCTCGATCGCAACGTTTCCAAGTCTCCCAGGGAAGCACTTGTTCAATAAGCGGAGACTCTGGGGGAACTAAATGGGAGAAGAAGCCGTCAAAATCAGACAGCACTCGCTGAACGGAGTGTGGTGTGGGGGCCAGTGGATCACGAAACGGAATATTGAGATGAACCGCAGCTGGAAAGGGAAACCGCGATCGAGCAACTGCTTGCACGAGAGTTTGTCGTAAATAGCGCAACTGTTGCCTTTCCTCACTGGGAAGCCCTAACTCCGCATACCAACTGGGATAACTCCCATATAACTTTTGCTGATCAATGGTTTGTCCACTGTGACAATGACGCAACTCTGGCGGTCGATCGGCAGTTAAAACCAGCATCGGAACACCACTTTCCCTCGCCTCAATCACAGCAGGATAAAAATTCGCCCCCGCCGTTCCCGATGTACAAACTAACGCCACTGGGCTTCCCGTTATTTTCCCTTTCCCTAACGCAAAAAACGCGCCCGATCGTTCATCTAAAATGGGAATCGCCTCGATCTCAGGATGTCTCGCAAACGCAGTGGTGATTGGACCCGATCTCGAACCTGGACAAACCACCGCCGTTTTTATCCCCAGACGAGAAAGCGTTTCCACCAATACTGAACTCCATAGTGTATTAACATTCCGAAAATCAAGATTCATTTTTATACCGTATTTCTTTCCCGAAGCCAAGCGTGAGGAGGATTATATCAGGTTCAGAGTCATCGCTTATCATTATCTTTTGTGTTGGGTTTCGTTTCCTCCACCCATTGCAGTGACCAGTGACCAGTGATCAGTGAACAAATAACGAATAACGAATAACGAATAACGAATATTGTTGTTGGGTTTCGTTTCCTCCACCCAACCTACCTTCTTTCCCCCCCTTTCAAAGGGGGGTTAGGGGGGATTACCGCCAAAAGGTGTTAGGAGGAATAACAGAGAAAAACGATCGCGCCAGGACAAGACATAATATTAAAATTGTAGTCGTCGGATTTGCGCCGTTAC
This window contains:
- a CDS encoding SRPBCC family protein, giving the protein MSNWLEHSVEIEVNAPIDLVWSLWSDLEQMPKWMKWIDSVEVLADDPDLSRWKLATGGWEFSWLSRITKLVPEQIIQWESVDGLPNKGAVRFYDRKTSSIVRLSVAYSIPGILGQIMDSLFLGQAVESTLQADLDRFRDYIDQVSSSHH
- a CDS encoding thioredoxin family protein; this encodes MTNNWSDTTTLSTRVRNLLIALGAIAISITIFLGLQTDTPSLSLEAQAEEATSLEVALRSEKPTFLEFYANWCTSCQAMAKDIGELKQTYGDRVNFVMLNVDNDKWLPEMLQYDVSSIPHFAFLDQEGKPIASVIGEQPRSILDRNLQALAQNETLPYESKQGARSSLESAKPTPSSKSEVEPRTHGR
- the psbA gene encoding photosystem II q(b) protein — protein: MTTTLQQQQSQNIWERFCQWVTSTNNRLYVGWFGVLMIPTLLTATTCFIIAFVAAPPVDIDGIREPVAGSLLYGNNIISGAVVPSSNAIGLHFYPIWEAASLDEWLYNGGPYQLIAFHFLIGIFCYLGREWELSYRLGMRPWICVAFSAPVAAATAVFLIYPIGQGSFSDGMPLGISGTFNFMFVFQAEHNILMHPFHMLGVAGVFGGALFSAMHGSLVTSSLVRETTENESQNNGYKFGQEEETYNIVAAHGYFGRLIFQYASFNNSRSLHFFLAAWPVIGIWFTALGISTMAFNLNGFNFNQSVIDSQGRVINTWADVLNRANLGFEVMHERNAHNFPLDLAAGESTPVAMQAPEING
- the menD gene encoding 2-succinyl-5-enolpyruvyl-6-hydroxy-3-cyclohexene-1-carboxylic-acid synthase produces the protein MNLDFRNVNTLWSSVLVETLSRLGIKTAVVCPGSRSGPITTAFARHPEIEAIPILDERSGAFFALGKGKITGSPVALVCTSGTAGANFYPAVIEARESGVPMLVLTADRPPELRHCHSGQTIDQQKLYGSYPSWYAELGLPSEERQQLRYLRQTLVQAVARSRFPFPAAVHLNIPFRDPLAPTPHSVQRVLSDFDGFFSHLVPPESPLIEQVLPWETWKRCDRGIIIAGVDQPLAVEEYCRSIAHLANCLGWVVLAEGLSPVRNHAHLIPNLISTYDFILREEAIANTLIPEMVIQIGAFPTSKILRSWLQEISPPSWVLTTGGDNFDPLHRSTLPLHTTFSAICQDNPTVVPLSSYQKQWLTLEQKTREKLDRKLSNTREIIEPKTAWLLSQTLPKNTPCFIANSLAVRDVEWFWQPNSRGIYPLFNRGANGIDGTLSTALGIAHQGKSAVCLTGDLALLHDTNGFLIHQQLRGHLTIILVNNNGGGIFEMLPISQFDDVFEDYFATPQTINFAALCDTYGIEYITIKTWQELEALLNPLPQQGIRILEIVTDRQQSKQWREHIINLNVAH